The Camelina sativa cultivar DH55 chromosome 16, Cs, whole genome shotgun sequence sequence TCAAACACAATGGTCTAGTGTTGAAGAAAATCTACCCCAAAATGGCCTTATTGGTTCCCTTGTTCGTGAAGAAGGTCATATTTATTCTTTAGCTGCCACCAAAGATCTtctttatactggttctgataGCAAGAACATACGTGTGTGGAAGAATCTTAAGGAGTTTAGTGCATTCAAATGTAACAGTGGATTGGTAAAGGCCATTGTTATTTCAGGCGAGAAGATTTTCACAGGTCACCAAGACGGAAAGATTCGGGTTTGGAAAGTCTCCCCTAAGAACCAGAGCTTGCACAAACGCTCTGGAACGTTACCAACTTTGAAAGATATATTCAAGGCATCTCTCAAACCAAGAAACTATGTTGAGGTGAAGAAACACCGCACTGCTCTTTGGATCAAACACGCCGATGCTGTTTCATGTTTGAGCTTAAACGTTGAACAAGGGTTGTTGTATTCTGCTTCTTGGGACCGGACCATTAAGGTGTGGAGGATTTCTGATTCAAAATGTCTAGAATCGATCCCAGCTCACGATGATGCTGTAAACTCGGTGGTGTCAACAACGGAGGCGATTGTTTTCTCTGGATCAGCTGATGGGACAGTCAAGGCATGGAAGAGAGACCAACaaggaaaacacacaaaacatacATTAATGCAAACACTAACAAAACAAGAGAGTGCAGTCACAGCTTTAGCTGTAAGCAAGAATGGTGCGGCTGTGTACTTTGGTTCGAGTGATGGTTTGGTCAATTTTTGGGAGAGGGAGAAGCAATTGAACTACGGTGGTGTTCTCAAGGGCCATAAGCTTGCTGTCCTTTGCCTAGAAGTGGCAGGAAGTCTTGTCTTTAGCGGATCAGCTGATAAGACAATATGTGTGTGGAAGAGAGATGGAAATATTCATACATGCCTTTCTGTACTAACAGGTCACACAGGTCCTGTAAAATGTTTGGCTGTAGAAGCAGATCGCGAAGCTTCAGAACGTTCAGACAAAAAATGGATTGTATATAGTGGAAGCTTGGATAAGTCAGTAAAAGTATGGGGAGTTTCAGAATCTTTCATTGACATGAACCAAATGGTTATGATGCAACAACAACATGTTATATCGCATTCTGAGGCTTTCATGTCTGATGGCAGTTTCTCTTCATCAGCTGGTGGAGCTAGCAGTCATCGACGACCCTAATCATGGTTTGTGATTTGGCCTTCAAAATACCAACTCTGTCTGAATTATTCATTTGTTTTACTGTTAATTTGAATGAAAAggaactaaaaagaaaaatctagtTTTATGATGCAGTATTGTACAATATGGAGTTGAGTTCGAactactaatttattttttttgtttattataaaggtttgttgtaattttcttatatttgtgATGAAACCTGTAACTTTTTCaaacttgaaaataattatgacTGTTGTAAACTTAGATAGTAGTGCATGCATCTCGTAATAATTAAGTGCTTTCTTCCATATTTTATTGTTGCTAATTCCATAACAACAGTCACTAATACTATGCAGTCCTCAAAATTACAACGAAAAAAAAcgggaaaatcacattttaaacatTCAAAGTATCGTTGAGTAGCACTTTAAcccttgagttttttttcactaacactataaaccttaaaaatgatttcactaacactttaaaccttaaaactaacttttctATTTGCATCACCATGAAAGATGACAGAACAGTAATATCCGTCAacgtgaaatagttaaactatgcttgtttgatttaaatacttgtttctttaattaaattaaattgaattatttattatgattgataaaaaaattaaaaatacatcaaagcaaaaaaaaatgaagaatcagaggtaaggttaaaacatttgacaaatgtaaaattgaagacaACAACATATTTAGAAAATTCATTGATTTATAATGCGAAGTCAATCAATTTGAATCAAAATCCAGTGGAGATGCATTTATTAAAAGGATTAATAATGTAAAGAATAACGCCGTAACATTTTTGTCTACATTGAAGATGAAcacaaattttttctttttatctatttatttatctatagaAACGAAAactaattcaaatttaaattaaactaatataGTATAACTATTTTGCGTTAACGGATATTATTATTCCGTTGGCGGTACAAAAattaaagttagttttaaggtttaaaatgttagtaaaattacttaaaggtttaaagtgttagtaacattattttaaaggtttatagtgttagtgaattTCTCtcgaggtttaaagtgttaTCCAGTGATACTTTCAAGGTTTAAAACGTGATTTTCCcggaaaaaaaactgaaattaaagataaatttaataatcccaagaaactaaaaatatatatacataatatgtaaacatacattttaaattatgtaaatatatgaaatattttaagaaaagcTTAGTCtcataactaaattttgaaaaaagaagagagtaaaTATGTGATAGCTTATAAAATCTTCGtgtaactttattttataatatgaaacatcttcataaaatatgaaaaaatctcataagaaattatttttttacaaaaaaaaaaaactttaacaataaaataagtTGAACCAATGGTGGTGTTTTGAAGAAATTATATTGTTATCAgataattatttgtttgtattgttttttttttgtcgtcaattattattagtttgtaTAGAGGTGGATATTTACAATCCTTTTTATTGTAGGATTAATTAATAATTGACTGTATAATTTCTTTAGTTATGGTATTATATAattgattgtataattttcttaatctttttcTATCtaaatccttttatttttaaattataaacttaaaaattagaataagtttatattttacaatttctagTTTTACTGAGAAAATACTAATAAGAATtatcttaatatattttcaaaattaaattaaaattgtttaatttttctttttatatacttattagaagaagaaaaaaaagggtccaggaaaaaaacaaataggtaAAGCGATGAGAAACGTGT is a genomic window containing:
- the LOC104752276 gene encoding uncharacterized protein LOC104752276, with translation MFAEADSIPRAKYGNMMHSDPNLSSTMTQQTEEGYGIRNSSASAVGTGMYDRMSCEGSPMMMSPWNQATPFTQTQWSSVEENLPQNGLIGSLVREEGHIYSLAATKDLLYTGSDSKNIRVWKNLKEFSAFKCNSGLVKAIVISGEKIFTGHQDGKIRVWKVSPKNQSLHKRSGTLPTLKDIFKASLKPRNYVEVKKHRTALWIKHADAVSCLSLNVEQGLLYSASWDRTIKVWRISDSKCLESIPAHDDAVNSVVSTTEAIVFSGSADGTVKAWKRDQQGKHTKHTLMQTLTKQESAVTALAVSKNGAAVYFGSSDGLVNFWEREKQLNYGGVLKGHKLAVLCLEVAGSLVFSGSADKTICVWKRDGNIHTCLSVLTGHTGPVKCLAVEADREASERSDKKWIVYSGSLDKSVKVWGVSESFIDMNQMVMMQQQHVISHSEAFMSDGSFSSSAGGASSHRRP